CTCGCTCCAGGAGAGGTCGTACTTCTCGGCGATCGCACCCATCAGAGCGACGTCCTCAGGGGCGACCTCGACGAGCATCCTCTCCTGTGACTCGGCGAGCATGATCTCGACCGGGTTCATCCCGGTCTCCCGCAGGTGGACGCGGTCGGCATGGAGGCGGGCGCCAAAGGAACTCGCCATCTCGGACGAGGCGCCAGCAAGACCGGCAGCACCGAGGTCGCGGCAGGAAAGGACTTTCCCGGTCTCCGCCATCTCGCAGGTCGCCTCGATGAGAAGTTTCTCGGTGAAGGGGTCGCCGACCTGGACGCTCGGCCTGTCCTCGGCCTCCGCACCTTCGGAGAGGTCGCGGGAGGCGAAAGAGGCGCCACCAAGGCCGTCACGCCCGGTTGATGAGCCAAAGAGGACAAGCCGATTGCCCGGCGCCTTCACCCTGGCGGTGGTGAACCGCTCGGGCGGGACGACGCCGACGCAGACGACGTTCACGAGAGGGTTGCCCTGGTACGACGGGTCGAAGACGGTCTCTCCCCGCACCACGGGCACGCCGATGCAGTTCCCGTAGTCGCCGATGCCGGCGACGATGTGCTCGAAGAGGTACCGCGTCTTCTCCTCGGAGAGGGCGCCGAAGTACAGGGGGTCCATCAGGGCGATGGGCCGTGCGCCCATGGATATGATGTCACGCACGATCCCGCCGACGCCGGTGGCGGCGCCGTCGTACGGGTCCACATAGCTCGGGTGGTTGTGGCTCTCCATCCCGACGGCAAGGGCGCAGGTGTCGGAGAAGCGGACGATGGCGGCGTCGTCACCCGGCCCGAGGATGACATTTTTTCCCTCTGTCGGGAGGGTCTTTAACAGCCCCTTGGTGGAGCGGTACGAGCAGTGCTCGCTCCAGAGGTTCTCGAAACAGGCAGCCTCCACATCGGTGAGGCCCCTGCCCAGTTTTCCGGTGATAAACGCGAGGTCATCGGCAGACAGCATGTACTCACAGGTGGGTTTCGGGGCCTATATATCCATCTCAGGGGTGCTATCCCTTTTAACCGATCCCGGCAATAGTATAACACCATGGCAGATCCCTATGAAGAGTTGCTGAAGAAAGCCTACGCCAATATCACCGAAATCGGCCCGAGTGCCGAGCGGTTTCATATTCCCGAGGCGAAGGTCTACATGGAGGGCAAGACCACCGTCATCGAGAACTTCGGGGACATCGCCGGATATATCAGGCGAGAGCCCGACCACCTGATGAAATATCTCGTCGGCGAGCTTGGTACGGCAGGAAAGATCGAGGGCGGCCGCGCGGTCTTCAACGGGAAATTCGAGGAGTCGGTGATCTCCTCGGCGATCAAGAACTATGTCGAGGACTACGTGATCTGCTCCGAGTGCGGGCGGCCTGACACGAGACTTGTCAAGGACGACCGTATCCTCATCCTGAGGTGCGACGCCTGCGGCGGTCACCGACCGGTGAGGAAGCGCAAGGCACGGACAGAGGAACCGGGCAGCCGTCTTGAGGAGGGCGCGATCGTGGACGTCAGGATCGAGTCTATCTCCAGGCGCGGCGACGGCGTGGCACGGATCGGGAAATACATCATGTATGTCTCGAACGCCCGCCCGGGCCAGACCGTCAAGGTCAAGATCACCAGAATATCGGGATCGATCATCTTCACCGAGCGGGCCTGATCAGGGTTTCCTGATCTCGACCCAGAACCCGGCCTCATCCTTTTTTATCCGGGCTGAATGAAGCCCGGCACGGGAAAGGTCGGAAAGAAGGGAGGCAGGGGTGGCACGGCCGCTCCTCCTGACGACGTCCCTGTCCCAGTCAGGATTTATCTCCCGCATTTTTCGGAATATCTCCTCCTGCAGGGCCCGTGTCCCGAAACTCCCGCCCAGATAGGCGGTGCCACCCGGCGCAAGGGTACGGTGCACCTCCGCAAAGGCCCGGACGCGGTCTTCCCAGAAAAAGATGGAACCCCGGGAAACGAAGAGGTCGACGGTGCCGTCCCTGAAGGGAAGGACGTGGACGTTGCCGAGAAGGGGGAAGACCCGGCCTTCAAGGCCGGCATCCCTGATATGCTCCCCGGCAAAGCCGAGCATCTCGGCGGAAAAGTCGAAGGCCAGGACGTCCATCGCAGAGGCGCGGGCAAGAGCGATGGCAAGGAGGCCGGGGCCTGTACCGAGGTCTACGCAGAGCCCGTCTTTTTTTCCGGACCAGGAAAGAAGCCTCTCCGCGATCACCGGGTAGAGAGGAGAAAAGATGCGGGTTGCGATCCGGTCGAAGCCGGCCGCGTCCCTCTTCATGCTTATGCGGTCTTTTGAGCCCGGATCTGGGCGAGGAGTTCGTCGCACTGGGCGTTCGTGCGGGCGCAGGCCTCCAGGATCACGGTGATGGGATCCTTTCCCCCGCGTGTTGTGACGAGGAGTTCGGGGTCGGAGAACTGGTACTTTATTTCGTATCGTGCCACGTCGACGGAGAGGTCGGTGAGGATCTCCTCGACGAGGGCGTTCATGAAGGTGTGACCCTCTCCCTTCAGGACCATCCGCACCTTGTCCTCTTCACGCTCAAGGATCTTGACATCCATGTATGTGTAGGTGGTGGGCAGGAGAGTATATAGATATGGGTACCGGGAAAGGCGCGGGATCCGGCGGCCGATATGAGGGTTTTTATGCCGGGAGGGGGGAGATAGGGGTGCATGGAGAGAGGCGGTCGGCTGAAGAGGGCCCTTGGTCTCCCTGAGGTCACTCTCTCAGGGGTCGGGATCATCCTCGGCGCCGGGATCTATGCCCTGATGGGGGAGGCGGCCGGGCTTGCCGGGAATGCTGTCTGGGTCGCCTTCGGGATATCGGCGGTGATGGCGGCATGCACCGGGCTTGCCTATGCCGAACTCTCCTCGATGTTTCCGCGGGCGTCGGCAGAGTACGCCTATGTGGGCCGGGCCTTCGGGCAGACGGCCGCCTTCCTTGTCGGCTGGCTCATCCTTGCCTCGGGCGTCCTCTCCGCTGCGACGGTCGCATTGGGTTTCGGCGGCTATGTCTTTGGTCTTTCCGGCATACCGGCTGTCCCGGCAGCCCTGTTCCTCATCGCAGGGCTTGCGGCGATCGGGGTGTACGGGATCAGGGAGACAGCCCTCTTTGCGATTGTGATGACCCTCGTCGAGGCCGGGGGGATCGTCTTCGTGATCGTCATCGGGATCCCGTACCTCGGGTCTGTAGACTACTTCGCGATGCCGAAGGGTCTACCCGGGGTGTTCCAGGCCTCGGCCCTGGTCTTCTTCGCGTACATGGGTTTCGAGGAGATGGTGAAACTTGCCGAGGAGACGAGGGAGCCGGAGAAGACGATCCCGCGGGCCCTCGTCCTCGCCCTTGCCGCGGCTGTGGTGCTGTACATGCTCGTGACGGTGAGCGCGGTCTCAGTCCTCGGCTGGGAGGGTCTTGCGGCCACACCCGCACCTTTTGCCGCGATCGCGGATGCGGCCCTCGGCGGGAGCGCCTCCTTCCTCATCTCCCTTGTGGCCCTCTGTGCGACGGCGAACACCTCTCTCCTCCTCATCGTCGCCACGTCGCGCCTCGCCTGGGGGATGGCCGGCGACGGCGCCCTGCCGACCCTCCTTGCACAGGTGCACCCGACTTTCGGGACGCCGTGGGCGGCGGTCGCGGTCGCCGCCGCCCTCGCGGCGGCATTCACCCTCACCGGCGAGATCGCGTATGTGGCGAACGCGACGAATTTCGCTCTCTTCCTCACCTTCGCCCTGATCAACGCGACAGTGGTCGTCCTCCGCGTGAGAGATCCCGATGTCCTCCGTCCCTTCCGGGTCCCCCTCGCGGTGCGGGGGGTGCCCATTGTGCCTCTCCTCGGCATCCTCTTTTCCTTCTTTCTCCTCCTCCAGATCGAGATCGAGATCGTCCTTCTCGGCCTCGGCATCCTCCTGGTGGGGTGGGGGGTGTCAAGGGTGTACA
This window of the Methanofollis ethanolicus genome carries:
- a CDS encoding translation initiation factor IF-2 subunit beta, which produces MADPYEELLKKAYANITEIGPSAERFHIPEAKVYMEGKTTVIENFGDIAGYIRREPDHLMKYLVGELGTAGKIEGGRAVFNGKFEESVISSAIKNYVEDYVICSECGRPDTRLVKDDRILILRCDACGGHRPVRKRKARTEEPGSRLEEGAIVDVRIESISRRGDGVARIGKYIMYVSNARPGQTVKVKITRISGSIIFTERA
- a CDS encoding class I SAM-dependent methyltransferase; its protein translation is MKRDAAGFDRIATRIFSPLYPVIAERLLSWSGKKDGLCVDLGTGPGLLAIALARASAMDVLAFDFSAEMLGFAGEHIRDAGLEGRVFPLLGNVHVLPFRDGTVDLFVSRGSIFFWEDRVRAFAEVHRTLAPGGTAYLGGSFGTRALQEEIFRKMREINPDWDRDVVRRSGRATPASLLSDLSRAGLHSARIKKDEAGFWVEIRKP
- a CDS encoding DNA-directed RNA polymerase subunit L, producing the protein MDVKILEREEDKVRMVLKGEGHTFMNALVEEILTDLSVDVARYEIKYQFSDPELLVTTRGGKDPITVILEACARTNAQCDELLAQIRAQKTA
- a CDS encoding APC family permease, with product MERGGRLKRALGLPEVTLSGVGIILGAGIYALMGEAAGLAGNAVWVAFGISAVMAACTGLAYAELSSMFPRASAEYAYVGRAFGQTAAFLVGWLILASGVLSAATVALGFGGYVFGLSGIPAVPAALFLIAGLAAIGVYGIRETALFAIVMTLVEAGGIVFVIVIGIPYLGSVDYFAMPKGLPGVFQASALVFFAYMGFEEMVKLAEETREPEKTIPRALVLALAAAVVLYMLVTVSAVSVLGWEGLAATPAPFAAIADAALGGSASFLISLVALCATANTSLLLIVATSRLAWGMAGDGALPTLLAQVHPTFGTPWAAVAVAAALAAAFTLTGEIAYVANATNFALFLTFALINATVVVLRVRDPDVLRPFRVPLAVRGVPIVPLLGILFSFFLLLQIEIEIVLLGLGILLVGWGVSRVYRGGKE